From one Actinopolyspora saharensis genomic stretch:
- a CDS encoding PucR family transcriptional regulator, producing the protein MLLGDLLDDPRLGLSLLTGRDRLDRPVRGVYITDLIDPRRYLQGGELVLSGLVWHRDASDSESFAAALAESGVAGLVAGTARLGKTPPDLVDACARHGVLLFEVPVTVSFNTLFERVLGAVRDEPAPRRDLVADVAAGADLTKVLAAAAAELGTDCWVCSAVGSVVAGRGELPVEVLRALVREFLRAERLPRTVSTGAGESYVLRPIGSGTESRPARWFLVLPGRPEEGEQERGSVCDELATAVALLRTRLEEGRRAASRPFGAAVRGLLDGSVDSREAAARLREAGVPPEGSLRVVSLDSCGAAATSVELMREIAAATGLPAVTVETDAGALAVFAAGERSGAEPDELADWLRRTLTDLECAAEWFSVSVGVSDLGHAGGLRGLVEEADYTRRLARRRVQRCGMVTAEDLVSHQVLLSAVPDELRQSYRQRLLAGLLDYDRSHHSELVHTLRTFLECSGSWARCAERLHVHVNTLRYRIRRVEEITGRDLGDFSTRVDFYLALQTNT; encoded by the coding sequence GTGCTTCTCGGCGATCTGCTCGACGACCCCCGGCTCGGTTTGAGCCTGCTCACCGGGCGGGACCGACTCGACAGGCCGGTTCGCGGCGTCTACATCACCGACCTGATCGATCCGCGGCGCTACCTCCAGGGCGGTGAACTGGTGCTCAGCGGGCTGGTCTGGCACCGCGACGCGAGCGACTCGGAATCCTTCGCAGCCGCCCTGGCCGAGTCGGGGGTGGCCGGGTTGGTCGCGGGCACGGCACGTCTGGGCAAGACTCCGCCCGATCTGGTCGATGCCTGCGCGCGGCACGGGGTGCTGCTGTTCGAGGTCCCGGTGACGGTCAGCTTCAACACCCTGTTCGAACGGGTGCTCGGCGCGGTTCGCGACGAGCCCGCTCCGCGGCGGGACCTGGTCGCCGACGTGGCCGCGGGAGCGGATCTGACCAAGGTGCTCGCCGCTGCCGCCGCCGAACTCGGCACGGACTGCTGGGTGTGCTCGGCCGTGGGGTCCGTCGTGGCCGGGCGCGGGGAGCTGCCCGTGGAGGTGCTGCGCGCGCTGGTGCGGGAGTTCCTGCGGGCGGAACGCCTGCCGAGGACGGTGTCCACGGGGGCGGGGGAGAGCTACGTGCTCCGGCCGATCGGGTCCGGGACGGAGTCCCGCCCCGCGCGGTGGTTCCTCGTGCTGCCCGGGCGCCCGGAGGAGGGGGAGCAGGAGCGCGGTTCGGTCTGCGACGAACTCGCGACCGCGGTGGCTCTGCTGCGCACCCGACTGGAGGAGGGGCGCCGCGCCGCGAGCCGCCCGTTCGGCGCGGCCGTGCGGGGGCTGCTCGACGGTTCGGTGGACTCGCGCGAGGCGGCGGCCCGACTGCGGGAGGCCGGGGTTCCGCCGGAGGGATCGCTGCGCGTCGTGTCGCTGGATTCGTGCGGAGCCGCCGCGACCTCGGTCGAGCTGATGCGCGAGATCGCGGCGGCGACCGGGTTGCCCGCGGTGACGGTGGAGACGGACGCGGGGGCGCTGGCCGTGTTCGCCGCGGGGGAGCGGTCGGGCGCGGAGCCGGACGAGCTGGCCGACTGGTTGCGGCGCACGCTCACCGACCTCGAGTGCGCCGCCGAGTGGTTCTCCGTGAGCGTCGGGGTCAGCGACCTCGGGCACGCGGGCGGGCTGCGCGGGCTGGTCGAGGAGGCCGACTACACCCGGCGGTTGGCGCGGCGGCGCGTACAGCGCTGCGGGATGGTCACGGCCGAGGACCTGGTTTCGCACCAGGTGTTGCTGTCCGCCGTTCCCGACGAGCTGCGGCAGTCCTACCGGCAGCGCTTGCTGGCGGGGCTGCTGGACTACGACCGCAGCCATCACTCGGAGCTGGTGCACACCCTGCGCACCTTTCTGGAGTGCTCCGGTTCCTGGGCGCGCTGCGCGGAGCGACTGCACGTGCACGTGAACACGTTGCGTTATCGCATTCGGCGGGTGGAGGAAATAACCGGGCGTGATCTGGGTGACTTTTCCACGCGGGTGGACTTCTATCTGGCCCTCCAGACAAATACCTGA
- a CDS encoding type III PLP-dependent enzyme — protein MTDLSATNAVTDRTGGAAVVDRFTVGGYSSAESASESVREYLDGQRPATPCLALDLAVVRDRYARLRAELPAARICYAVKANPDPRVVAELVSLGASFDVASPGEIDLCLRQGAAPESISYGNTIKKPTDVAHAHRKGVRLFATDSAADLENIAENAPGAGVFCRIAVDNTGSRTPFGRKFGCSPADAALLLARANELGLDPCGVSFHLGSQQLSTEAWEHGVAAAAETFRAFDTGGPRMLNLGGGLPATYTQPSPDLAEYTGTVHATLRRHFGEHPPELLVEPGRYLVGDAGVLRSEVVLVSEDTTGRGRWVYLDAGRYNGLAETEGEAITYRLRTSRDGDPTGPVVLAGPTCDGDDVLYQHNVYELPTTLRGGDTLDVLSAGAYTASYSSVCFNGFEPLTTYCFDSAETTERA, from the coding sequence TTGACCGACCTGTCCGCCACCAACGCTGTGACGGACCGCACTGGCGGCGCCGCTGTCGTCGACCGCTTCACGGTCGGCGGGTACTCGTCCGCTGAAAGCGCATCCGAATCCGTTCGCGAGTACCTGGATGGCCAGCGACCCGCGACCCCGTGCCTGGCCCTGGACCTGGCCGTCGTGCGCGACCGCTACGCGCGGCTGCGCGCCGAACTGCCCGCGGCGCGGATCTGCTACGCCGTCAAGGCCAATCCCGACCCCCGCGTGGTCGCCGAACTCGTCTCCCTCGGGGCGTCCTTCGACGTGGCCAGCCCCGGTGAGATCGACCTCTGCCTGCGGCAGGGGGCCGCTCCCGAGTCGATCTCCTACGGGAACACGATCAAGAAACCGACCGACGTCGCCCACGCCCACCGGAAGGGCGTCCGGCTGTTCGCCACGGACAGCGCCGCCGACCTGGAGAACATAGCCGAGAACGCTCCCGGGGCAGGGGTGTTCTGCCGAATCGCCGTGGACAACACCGGATCGCGGACCCCCTTCGGCCGCAAGTTCGGGTGCTCGCCCGCGGACGCGGCGCTGCTGCTGGCACGCGCGAACGAGCTGGGGCTCGACCCCTGCGGGGTCTCCTTCCACCTCGGGTCGCAACAACTGTCCACCGAGGCGTGGGAGCACGGCGTGGCCGCGGCGGCCGAGACCTTCCGCGCCTTCGACACCGGCGGGCCGCGCATGCTCAACCTGGGCGGCGGATTGCCCGCGACCTACACGCAGCCCTCCCCGGACCTCGCGGAGTACACCGGAACGGTGCACGCGACGCTGCGGCGTCACTTCGGCGAACACCCCCCGGAACTGCTCGTGGAACCGGGGCGTTACCTGGTGGGGGACGCGGGCGTGCTGCGCAGCGAGGTCGTGCTGGTGTCCGAGGACACAACCGGCAGGGGCAGGTGGGTTTACCTGGACGCGGGACGTTACAACGGTCTCGCGGAGACCGAGGGGGAAGCGATCACCTATCGGTTGCGTACCAGCCGCGACGGCGACCCGACGGGCCCCGTCGTGCTGGCCGGACCGACGTGCGACGGAGACGACGTGCTCTACCAGCACAACGTCTACGAGCTGCCGACCACCCTCCGCGGCGGGGACACGCTCGACGTGCTCAGCGCGGGCGCCTACACCGCGAGCTACTCCTCGGTCTGCTTCAACGGGTTCGAGCCGTTGACCACTTACTGCTTCGACAGTGCCGAGACCACCGAGCGAGCGTGA
- the speD gene encoding adenosylmethionine decarboxylase, translated as MSIDAGTLQPVGLFTGQHVLAELEGVSAELLDDEQFLTDALNSALDRSQATVCDVISKRFEPQGVTVLALLSESHASLHSYPENGSIFIDVFTCGNRAQPERAVHLLAEALSPTNVNCRTIRRGHDYETGLT; from the coding sequence ATGTCAATTGACGCCGGAACCCTGCAACCCGTCGGTCTGTTCACCGGGCAACACGTCCTCGCCGAGCTGGAGGGTGTGTCCGCTGAACTGCTCGATGACGAACAGTTCCTGACCGACGCGCTCAACAGCGCGTTGGACCGTTCTCAGGCCACGGTGTGCGACGTGATCTCGAAGCGATTCGAACCGCAGGGTGTGACCGTGCTCGCACTGCTGTCGGAATCCCACGCTTCGCTGCACTCCTACCCGGAGAACGGTTCGATCTTCATCGACGTGTTCACCTGTGGTAATCGGGCACAGCCCGAGCGTGCGGTGCACCTGCTCGCCGAGGCGCTGAGTCCGACGAACGTGAACTGCCGGACGATCCGGCGTGGTCATGACTACGAAACCGGCCTCACGTGA